A stretch of Blattabacterium cuenoti DNA encodes these proteins:
- the ribB gene encoding 3,4-dihydroxy-2-butanone-4-phosphate synthase, with translation MGFDSNKNLDGIEEAIQDIQHGKIIIVVDDKYRENEGDFIVAAEKITPKIVNFLITHGRGLVCVSLTEKKCDQLELPMMVKNNTDPIKTAFTVSVDLRGYGVSTGISVSDRAKTILALVKELNPESFNKPGHIFPIRAKKGGVLERPGHTEAAIDITKMAGCTPGGVIVEILNKNGSMARLPQLIQIAKKFHMKIISIEDIIKYKIKNIASYL, from the coding sequence ATGGGTTTTGATTCGAATAAAAATTTAGATGGGATTGAAGAGGCTATACAGGATATTCAACATGGAAAAATTATTATTGTAGTTGATGATAAATATCGTGAAAATGAAGGAGATTTTATAGTAGCCGCTGAAAAAATAACCCCTAAAATTGTGAATTTTCTCATAACTCATGGTAGAGGATTAGTTTGTGTTTCTTTAACAGAAAAAAAATGTGATCAATTAGAACTACCTATGATGGTAAAAAACAATACAGATCCTATAAAAACGGCTTTTACGGTATCTGTTGATCTACGAGGATACGGCGTAAGTACTGGAATTTCCGTTTCAGATAGAGCAAAAACTATTCTTGCTCTAGTCAAGGAATTAAATCCGGAATCATTCAACAAACCAGGTCACATTTTTCCTATTAGAGCAAAAAAAGGAGGAGTATTAGAACGACCTGGACATACAGAAGCTGCTATTGATATCACTAAAATGGCTGGATGCACTCCTGGAGGAGTAATAGTAGAAATTCTTAATAAAAATGGATCTATGGCACGTCTTCCACAATTGATTCAAATAGCTAAAAAATTTCATATGAAAATTATATCCATAGAGGATATCATCAAATATAAAATAAAAAATATAGCATCATATCTATAA
- the argB gene encoding acetylglutamate kinase has protein sequence MKIHIVKIGGHLINDQKILNDVLKNFCKLQGYKVLIHGGGRKADFILNKMGISKNIVQGRRITDKETLDIVVMTYAGIINKNIVAILQSNHCNALGLCGADGNSIQSYLRNNININYGYVGDINKQSINTHFIKFLLNQKIIPVFCSITHNGIGDLLNTNADTIASYIAISLAKEKNNEINLHFCFEKQGVLRDLHNPKSYFQRINFHSFQEMKKNHTIKNGMIPKLENAFFALKNGVSQVSIGLPNHYLNDMNNNTILCL, from the coding sequence ATGAAAATCCATATAGTAAAAATTGGAGGTCATTTAATTAATGATCAAAAAATTCTTAATGATGTTTTAAAAAATTTTTGCAAATTACAAGGATACAAAGTATTAATTCATGGAGGAGGAAGGAAAGCCGATTTTATATTAAATAAAATGGGGATTTCTAAAAACATTGTACAAGGTAGAAGAATAACAGATAAAGAAACTTTGGATATAGTTGTAATGACTTATGCCGGAATAATTAATAAAAATATTGTAGCCATATTACAATCAAATCATTGTAATGCTTTAGGTTTATGTGGGGCAGATGGAAATTCTATTCAATCATATTTACGGAATAATATAAATATTAATTATGGATATGTAGGGGATATCAACAAACAAAGTATTAATACCCATTTCATCAAATTTTTATTGAATCAAAAGATAATTCCTGTATTCTGTTCTATAACCCATAATGGGATAGGAGATTTACTAAATACAAATGCAGATACAATAGCTTCTTATATAGCTATATCCTTAGCAAAAGAAAAGAATAACGAAATAAATTTACATTTTTGTTTTGAAAAACAAGGAGTTTTACGAGATCTACATAATCCTAAATCTTATTTTCAAAGAATAAATTTTCATTCATTTCAAGAAATGAAAAAAAATCATACCATAAAAAATGGTATGATTCCTAAATTGGAAAATGCTTTTTTTGCATTAAAAAATGGAGTCTCTCAGGTTAGTATAGGTTTACCTAATCATTATTTAAATGACATGAATAATAATACTATTTTATGTCTGTAG
- a CDS encoding Rossmann-fold NAD(P)-binding domain-containing protein — protein MKNFFSVEDVTDVYDLVKDALLLKKNPYNFKNFGRNKTIGLVFFNPSLRTRISCQKAASNLGCNTWVLDIHQDSWKIEMSDGNIMKTTQEHLKEAISVMSIYCDILAVRTFPNLLDKEYDYQEVLFHKILKYSKVPVVNMESATLHPLQSLADVMTIAEFTSFFKKRCKVVLSWAPHIKPLPHSVANSFSQWISKIDQIDFMMTYPERYNLHKKFSNGISTTYNQNEAFINADFIYAKNWSSYLDYGKIICKSFEWMITEKKMKLTNEAKFMHCLPVRRNVVVEDSVLDSKYSIVLQQAENRIFASQIIFLKILQYLS, from the coding sequence ATGAAAAATTTTTTTAGCGTAGAAGATGTTACTGATGTATATGATCTTGTTAAAGATGCTCTTCTTTTAAAGAAAAATCCATATAATTTTAAGAATTTTGGAAGAAACAAAACAATAGGATTAGTTTTCTTTAATCCTAGTTTACGTACAAGGATTAGTTGTCAAAAAGCAGCTTCCAATTTGGGATGTAATACTTGGGTATTAGATATCCACCAAGATTCTTGGAAAATTGAAATGAGTGATGGAAATATCATGAAAACGACACAAGAACATCTGAAAGAAGCTATTTCTGTAATGAGTATATACTGTGATATTCTTGCCGTAAGAACTTTTCCAAATCTTTTGGATAAAGAATATGATTATCAAGAAGTTTTATTTCATAAAATATTAAAATATTCTAAAGTTCCAGTAGTCAATATGGAAAGTGCAACCTTACATCCTTTGCAGTCTTTAGCAGATGTAATGACTATTGCAGAATTTACATCTTTTTTTAAAAAACGATGTAAAGTAGTGTTAAGTTGGGCTCCTCATATAAAACCGTTACCTCATTCTGTAGCAAATTCTTTTTCTCAATGGATTTCCAAAATAGATCAAATAGATTTCATGATGACGTATCCAGAGAGATATAATCTTCATAAAAAATTTTCTAATGGAATTTCTACTACATATAACCAAAATGAAGCATTTATAAATGCAGATTTTATTTATGCTAAAAATTGGAGTAGCTATTTAGATTATGGAAAAATTATTTGTAAAAGTTTTGAATGGATGATTACTGAAAAAAAGATGAAACTAACCAATGAAGCTAAATTTATGCACTGTTTACCTGTAAGGAGAAATGTAGTCGTGGAAGATTCGGTTTTAGATAGCAAATATTCCATTGTCTTACAACAAGCAGAAAATAGAATTTTTGCTTCTCAAATAATTTTTTTAAAAATTCTACAATATTTATCATGA
- a CDS encoding LptF/LptG family permease, with the protein MKKIDLYMIRLFITPFLVIFSTIWVLFMIQFFWSKIDELTGKNIDIFIILKFIYYFGLSIIPLVTPITLLLTSIMMFGDLSENQELIIFKSSGISLFRAMKPILIITIILSIVLYFFSDFVIPKAKMKAKKLGYQISLAHPYLKLKEGFFVNFLPNCFIKIDRKYNNQLHNIFIFFYGKNSLVNTILSKRAIFLSNKKDGYIQFKLINGIFYSENGINDSSYQIVQFDTFIQNFKIPSESSEKEIKYNNDFYYQTLNTKNLIEAIHLLKKEKKNHVFENKIYLSKVQLELQKKFTFPITCIIMFLIGAPLGAIIRKGGIGYPTIMALIIFIIYYILLTITQNKVERYEIYPWIGAWIPNLIFFPVSIWITYHTVMDNFLYIKE; encoded by the coding sequence ATGAAAAAGATTGATTTATACATGATTCGTTTATTTATTACTCCTTTTTTAGTAATTTTTTCTACAATATGGGTCCTTTTTATGATTCAATTTTTTTGGAGTAAAATAGACGAATTAACTGGTAAAAACATTGATATTTTCATAATATTAAAATTTATATATTACTTTGGTTTATCTATTATTCCATTAGTTACTCCTATTACCTTATTGCTTACTTCTATTATGATGTTTGGAGATTTATCAGAAAATCAAGAACTTATAATTTTTAAATCTTCTGGAATATCTCTTTTCCGTGCCATGAAACCTATTTTGATAATAACGATTATATTATCCATTGTATTATATTTTTTTTCAGATTTTGTCATTCCAAAAGCAAAAATGAAAGCTAAAAAATTAGGATATCAAATATCGTTAGCTCATCCCTATTTAAAGTTAAAGGAAGGTTTCTTTGTTAATTTTTTACCAAATTGTTTCATAAAAATAGATAGGAAATATAATAATCAATTACATAACATCTTTATTTTTTTTTATGGAAAAAATTCACTTGTCAATACTATTCTTTCTAAAAGAGCAATTTTTCTTTCCAATAAAAAAGATGGATATATTCAATTTAAATTAATTAATGGTATTTTTTATAGTGAAAATGGAATTAATGATTCCTCTTATCAAATTGTACAATTTGATACTTTCATTCAAAATTTTAAAATTCCTTCAGAGTCTTCAGAAAAAGAAATAAAATATAATAATGATTTTTATTACCAAACCCTTAATACAAAAAACCTTATTGAAGCAATTCATCTTTTAAAAAAAGAAAAAAAAAATCACGTTTTTGAGAATAAAATATACTTGTCAAAAGTACAATTAGAATTACAAAAAAAATTTACATTTCCAATAACATGTATTATAATGTTTCTTATTGGAGCTCCATTAGGAGCTATTATTAGAAAGGGAGGAATAGGTTACCCAACTATTATGGCTCTAATTATATTCATCATTTATTATATTTTGCTTACCATCACTCAAAATAAAGTTGAAAGATATGAAATTTATCCATGGATAGGAGCATGGATTCCGAATCTTATTTTTTTTCCAGTAAGTATATGGATTACTTATCATACTGTTATGGATAATTTTTTATATATAAAAGAATAA
- a CDS encoding 5'-3' exonuclease, which translates to MNKKLFLIDAYPIIYQSFYAYKKNPLFTSKGLNTSPIVNFTYLLINTLNNEKPSYMSTIFDSNKETSFRKKEYYKYKAHRKKTPEAISTAIPYIIKILNTFKISYFHAPNGYEADDMIGTIAKQAENKGYLIYIITLDKDFFQLVTKNIKVYIPPFKGNQKKILGIKEIKEKFGVDDPKQVIDLWGIMGDPSDNIPGFPGIGEKNAIKFIQKYGSIEKLLDSVHHLNGKIKKNIENNKSLGILSKKLITIVTNIPLFYFHEEKFHVKKPNWNSIQKIFEELEFIRLLKKAYQYYKNIK; encoded by the coding sequence ATGAATAAAAAATTATTTTTAATAGATGCATATCCTATTATTTATCAGAGTTTTTATGCTTATAAAAAAAATCCTCTTTTTACTTCAAAAGGACTTAACACTTCTCCTATCGTAAATTTCACATATTTGTTGATTAATACATTAAATAATGAAAAACCATCTTATATGTCTACTATTTTTGATTCAAATAAAGAAACCTCTTTTCGAAAAAAAGAATATTACAAATATAAAGCACATAGAAAAAAAACACCGGAAGCTATTTCCACAGCTATTCCCTATATTATAAAAATTCTAAACACTTTTAAAATTTCTTATTTTCATGCTCCAAACGGATATGAAGCTGATGATATGATCGGAACAATAGCTAAACAAGCAGAAAATAAAGGGTATCTCATTTATATAATTACTTTAGACAAGGATTTTTTCCAATTGGTTACAAAAAATATTAAAGTTTATATCCCACCTTTTAAAGGAAATCAAAAAAAAATATTAGGAATAAAAGAAATCAAAGAAAAATTTGGGGTAGACGATCCAAAACAAGTTATAGATTTATGGGGAATAATGGGGGACCCTTCTGATAATATACCAGGATTTCCAGGAATAGGAGAAAAAAATGCTATAAAATTTATTCAAAAATATGGAAGTATTGAAAAGTTACTAGATTCTGTTCATCATCTTAACGGTAAGATTAAAAAAAACATTGAAAATAACAAAAGTTTAGGTATTTTATCCAAAAAATTAATTACTATTGTTACTAATATTCCACTATTTTATTTTCATGAGGAAAAATTTCATGTTAAAAAACCAAATTGGAATTCTATTCAAAAAATATTCGAAGAACTGGAATTTATAAGATTATTAAAAAAGGCTTATCAATATTATAAAAATATAAAATGA
- a CDS encoding M20 family metallo-hydrolase, producing MSVVVNLKILKKEAIQLLIQLINTPSISKKENKVSILIEDYLHQYGFDVKRKFNNIWTESSNYSKKENNRRTILLNSHHDTVKPGKNWIKNPFTAIKKDNKIIGLGSNDAGGSVVSLISTFIYLSSLYELPYRLILSITAEEEISGSLGVRAILPELGSIDLGIVGEPTNMQVAIAEKGLLVLDCISEGKTGHSARDIGINAIYIATKDIEHLKKFSFNRKSKFLGFTTLNVTQIQGGIQHNIIPDFCSFVIDIRNNELYRNEELIEIIQKEIRSKIKPRNSHLNSSFIDPMHPIVIKAKSIGRNTYGSPTLSDQSIMPFPTIKMGVGDSVRSHTPNEYVFISEIMEGIDIYIGLLKDFNFGI from the coding sequence ATGTCTGTAGTAGTTAATTTGAAAATATTAAAAAAGGAAGCTATTCAACTTCTTATTCAATTAATCAATACCCCTTCTATATCCAAAAAAGAAAATAAGGTTTCGATCCTTATTGAGGATTATCTTCATCAATATGGATTTGATGTAAAAAGAAAATTTAACAATATATGGACTGAAAGTTCTAATTATTCCAAAAAAGAAAATAATAGACGAACTATATTATTAAATTCTCATCATGATACGGTTAAACCAGGAAAAAATTGGATAAAAAATCCTTTTACTGCTATAAAAAAAGATAACAAAATTATTGGATTAGGTAGTAATGATGCTGGGGGGTCCGTAGTTTCATTAATATCTACTTTCATATATTTAAGTAGTTTATATGAATTACCTTACCGATTGATTCTTTCAATTACTGCAGAAGAAGAAATATCTGGATCTTTAGGAGTAAGAGCTATTTTACCGGAATTGGGATCTATAGATTTAGGTATTGTAGGAGAGCCTACAAATATGCAAGTAGCTATTGCTGAAAAAGGATTACTAGTATTGGATTGCATCTCTGAAGGAAAAACCGGTCATTCTGCGAGAGATATAGGAATTAATGCTATTTACATAGCTACAAAAGATATAGAACATTTAAAAAAGTTTTCTTTCAATAGAAAATCTAAATTTCTAGGTTTTACTACCTTAAATGTAACTCAAATACAAGGAGGAATACAACATAATATTATCCCTGATTTTTGTTCTTTTGTTATAGATATTAGAAATAATGAATTATACCGAAATGAGGAGTTAATTGAAATCATACAAAAAGAAATTCGCTCTAAAATAAAACCTAGAAATTCTCATTTAAATTCTTCTTTTATAGATCCTATGCATCCGATTGTTATAAAGGCTAAATCGATAGGAAGGAATACTTATGGATCTCCTACATTATCAGATCAAAGTATTATGCCTTTTCCTACTATTAAAATGGGAGTTGGAGATAGTGTACGTTCTCATACCCCTAATGAATACGTTTTTATTTCAGAAATCATGGAAGGAATAGATATTTATATCGGTTTATTAAAAGATTTTAACTTTGGAATTTGA
- a CDS encoding porin — protein sequence MKKTKFILLIFLFSYSFYSHATTINKDKTPYFNIFVDFTNSINSTIKKDFFEGSRFYDDHLNLEVIGKVNDKISYCFSNKLNKKNMDKIVDLAYLKYKWNDNLYFLIGKQAASFGSMEYANKETAYRYTDVYKNKDNPVGFSFIYIPIKNHEFQLQVVNSISNNNQEKDTIQKVNTPMGYSMNWNWSWNKIIRNRWSYSIFQENENKKFWKLLALGSQFHMNPISIEADYILSDEDIERNGSITKILQSYNHDYKNTASVKYGTYLVKLKYNFIPKWNLIAKGVYEMGSSKKGTNDILGEKKLFKKAYTYYGGIEFVPTIHHEDLSFHFVYQNQRVNYNLDQIKKENKNDHFIILGLSYRVKII from the coding sequence ATGAAAAAAACAAAATTTATTTTACTTATTTTTTTATTTTCTTATTCTTTTTATAGTCATGCCACAACTATAAACAAAGATAAAACCCCTTATTTTAACATATTTGTAGATTTTACGAATAGTATAAATTCTACAATAAAAAAAGATTTTTTTGAAGGATCTCGTTTTTATGATGATCATTTAAATTTGGAAGTGATCGGAAAGGTAAATGATAAAATCAGTTATTGTTTTTCCAATAAACTGAATAAAAAAAATATGGATAAAATAGTTGATTTAGCTTATTTAAAATATAAGTGGAATGATAACCTTTATTTTTTAATAGGAAAACAAGCGGCATCTTTTGGAAGTATGGAATATGCTAATAAGGAAACTGCATATCGATATACAGATGTATACAAAAATAAGGATAATCCTGTTGGATTCAGTTTTATTTATATTCCAATAAAAAATCATGAATTTCAATTACAAGTTGTAAATAGTATTTCAAATAATAACCAGGAAAAAGATACAATTCAAAAAGTGAACACCCCTATGGGGTATTCTATGAATTGGAATTGGAGTTGGAATAAAATCATACGAAATAGATGGTCCTATTCTATCTTTCAAGAAAATGAAAATAAAAAATTTTGGAAATTACTAGCTTTAGGGAGTCAATTCCATATGAACCCTATTTCTATAGAAGCAGACTACATATTAAGTGATGAGGATATAGAAAGAAATGGTTCTATTACAAAAATATTACAATCATATAATCATGATTATAAAAATACAGCTTCTGTAAAATATGGAACTTATTTAGTCAAATTAAAATATAACTTTATTCCAAAATGGAATTTAATTGCAAAAGGTGTATATGAAATGGGAAGCTCTAAAAAAGGAACTAATGATATTCTTGGAGAAAAAAAATTGTTCAAAAAAGCATATACTTATTATGGAGGTATAGAATTTGTTCCCACAATTCATCATGAAGATCTTAGTTTTCATTTTGTATATCAAAATCAAAGGGTCAACTATAATTTAGATCAGATTAAAAAAGAAAATAAAAATGATCATTTTATTATTTTAGGATTGAGTTATCGTGTTAAGATCATTTAA
- the trxA gene encoding thioredoxin: MLQEINDDNFDQVVLSKSKKPIIVDFWAPWCAPCRALYGVLEDVLTEYHTKILVFKLNVDNNPKTSSKYGIRSIPTLIFFKNGEKQDVHIGMASKEDIRKKLDSLIIIQ, encoded by the coding sequence ATGTTACAAGAAATAAACGATGATAATTTTGATCAAGTCGTATTATCCAAATCGAAAAAACCCATTATAGTAGATTTTTGGGCTCCATGGTGTGCTCCATGTAGAGCTTTGTATGGGGTACTAGAAGATGTATTAACTGAATATCATACTAAAATATTAGTTTTTAAGTTAAATGTAGATAATAATCCAAAAACTTCTTCTAAATATGGAATACGCAGTATACCGACTCTAATTTTTTTTAAAAATGGAGAAAAACAAGATGTCCATATTGGAATGGCTTCTAAAGAGGATATAAGAAAAAAATTAGATTCTTTAATAATTATTCAATAA
- the metG gene encoding methionine--tRNA ligase, with translation MKNKYTVTAALPYANGPIHIGHLAGVYFPADVFVRFLRRKNRDVIFICGSDEHGVPISIQAKKEKKTPKEIVNKYHNMIKNCFTNFGIQFDNYSRTSTKIHYEISTSFFKKFYEHKQIFEKESEQYYDKKAKQFLADRYISGICPHCEEEDAYGDQCETCGSSLTPEELIHPKSTISGSYPVLKKTKHWYFPLNQYQKFLEKWILVDHQKDWKSNVYGQAKSWLDKGLKPRAITRDLNWGIPVPIPPPITKEKGKVLYVWFEAPIGYISSTIEWSKRKKIDWEPYWKDKKTKLIQFIGKDNIVFHCIIFPVILQTNGYILPDQILANEFLNLENKKISTSKNWAVWGHEYLEDFPNQQDPLRYMLIANMPEKKDNNFNWKDFQRKNNTELIAILGNFVNRSITLVQQYNKGIVPDPGILSIKDKNILKKIKNYPEYIGKLIESYKFRESLACFMDLARLGNKYLTEEEPWKKKEEKRIYTILYVSLQIVGILAQLAEPFLPYTAKKLLEMLRLRTFFWNQIKNIEKILRPGHSLGSHIFLFKKITNDSVEKQLKKLKKNTMNDV, from the coding sequence ATGAAAAATAAATATACAGTCACTGCAGCTTTACCATATGCAAATGGACCAATTCATATAGGTCATTTAGCAGGAGTTTATTTTCCTGCAGATGTTTTTGTTCGTTTTCTTAGAAGAAAAAACAGAGATGTTATTTTTATATGTGGATCGGATGAACATGGAGTTCCTATTTCCATACAAGCTAAAAAAGAGAAAAAAACACCTAAAGAAATAGTAAATAAGTATCATAATATGATTAAAAATTGTTTTACTAATTTTGGAATACAATTTGACAATTATTCAAGAACATCTACAAAAATTCATTACGAAATTTCTACTTCTTTCTTTAAAAAATTCTATGAACACAAACAAATATTTGAAAAAGAATCTGAACAATATTACGATAAAAAGGCTAAACAATTTCTAGCGGATAGATATATATCCGGTATTTGTCCCCATTGTGAAGAAGAAGATGCCTATGGAGATCAATGTGAAACTTGTGGAAGTTCGTTAACTCCTGAAGAATTAATACATCCAAAATCTACTATAAGTGGTAGTTATCCAGTTTTGAAAAAAACAAAACATTGGTACTTTCCTTTGAATCAATATCAAAAATTTTTAGAAAAATGGATTTTAGTCGATCATCAAAAAGATTGGAAATCAAATGTATATGGACAAGCAAAGTCTTGGTTAGATAAAGGACTCAAACCTCGTGCTATAACAAGGGATTTGAATTGGGGAATTCCTGTACCTATCCCACCACCTATAACGAAAGAAAAAGGAAAAGTTCTATATGTCTGGTTCGAAGCTCCTATAGGATATATTTCTTCCACCATAGAATGGTCAAAAAGAAAAAAAATAGACTGGGAACCTTATTGGAAAGACAAAAAAACAAAATTGATTCAGTTTATAGGAAAAGATAATATTGTTTTTCACTGCATCATTTTTCCAGTTATACTTCAAACTAATGGATATATACTACCTGATCAAATATTGGCTAATGAATTTCTTAATTTAGAAAATAAAAAAATATCTACTTCTAAAAATTGGGCCGTGTGGGGGCATGAATATCTAGAAGATTTTCCAAATCAACAAGACCCTCTTCGTTATATGCTTATCGCTAATATGCCAGAAAAAAAAGATAATAATTTTAATTGGAAAGATTTTCAAAGAAAAAATAATACTGAGTTGATTGCTATATTAGGAAATTTCGTAAATAGAAGTATAACTTTAGTTCAACAATATAATAAAGGCATTGTTCCTGATCCTGGTATTTTATCTATCAAGGATAAAAATATTTTAAAAAAAATAAAAAATTATCCAGAATATATAGGAAAATTAATCGAATCCTACAAATTCAGAGAATCTTTAGCATGTTTTATGGATTTAGCTAGACTTGGGAACAAATATTTAACAGAAGAAGAGCCTTGGAAAAAAAAAGAAGAAAAACGGATATATACTATTCTTTATGTTTCTTTACAAATTGTAGGAATATTAGCTCAATTAGCAGAACCCTTTCTTCCATATACTGCAAAAAAATTATTAGAAATGCTTCGTTTGAGAACTTTTTTTTGGAATCAAATAAAAAATATAGAAAAAATTTTACGTCCAGGACATTCATTAGGAAGTCATATCTTTTTATTTAAAAAAATAACTAATGATAGTGTTGAAAAACAATTAAAAAAATTGAAAAAAAATACAATGAATGATGTATGA